From a single Couchioplanes caeruleus genomic region:
- a CDS encoding amidohydrolase family protein: MTWLVPDSLWWDGRLRTGVALRDGRVVPVADVPPGEERLRLPGTVLPGLGDAHVHSALVDVPTLRAGGLAYVWDLGGVPEKVAALAARHPWVRYAGPFLTAPGGYPTDRAWAPAGSCREIRSAADAGDAVGEAHAAGATLIKVTAHAGGPVLPPVTLAAVVTAAHALGLPVVVHAEGPGTVAAACAAGADLLAHTPWTEELDDALLRDCAARMTWISTLDIHGWGTPTPARGTAIANLRLFLGYGGKLRYGTDLGNGPLPPAINPRELRALQEAGLTPPDVLAAMTEPGRPELSWLPAGLDLDPGTFAGSLATARVLGPEVRPRHIVGQ, from the coding sequence GTGACCTGGCTCGTCCCCGATTCGCTCTGGTGGGACGGGCGGCTGCGGACGGGCGTGGCGCTGCGGGACGGCCGGGTCGTGCCGGTCGCCGACGTGCCGCCCGGCGAGGAGCGGCTGCGGCTGCCCGGCACGGTGCTGCCCGGGCTCGGCGACGCGCACGTGCACTCGGCGCTCGTCGACGTGCCGACCCTGCGCGCCGGCGGGCTCGCGTACGTGTGGGATCTCGGCGGGGTGCCGGAGAAGGTCGCGGCGCTGGCGGCCCGCCATCCCTGGGTCCGCTATGCGGGCCCGTTCCTGACCGCTCCCGGCGGCTACCCGACGGACCGGGCGTGGGCGCCCGCCGGCAGCTGCCGCGAGATCCGCTCGGCCGCCGACGCGGGCGACGCCGTCGGCGAGGCACACGCCGCGGGCGCGACACTCATCAAGGTCACCGCGCACGCCGGCGGGCCGGTGCTGCCGCCGGTCACGCTGGCGGCCGTGGTCACCGCGGCGCACGCGCTGGGGCTGCCGGTGGTGGTGCACGCCGAGGGCCCGGGGACGGTGGCCGCCGCCTGCGCCGCCGGCGCCGACCTGCTCGCGCACACGCCGTGGACCGAGGAGCTCGACGACGCGCTGCTGCGTGACTGTGCCGCCCGCATGACGTGGATCAGCACGCTCGACATCCACGGGTGGGGCACCCCCACCCCGGCGCGGGGCACGGCGATCGCCAACCTCCGGCTTTTCCTCGGGTACGGCGGAAAGCTCCGGTACGGCACCGACCTGGGCAACGGGCCGCTGCCGCCCGCGATCAACCCCCGGGAGCTGCGGGCCCTGCAGGAGGCGGGGCTGACACCGCCGGACGTCCTCGCCGCGATGACCGAGCCGGGCCGGCCGGAGCTCAGCTGGCTCCCCGCCGGGCTGGACCTCGACCCGGGCACGTTCGCCGGCTCGCTCGCGACCGCCCGGGTCCTGGGCCCCGAGGTCCGCCCCCGGCATATCGTCGGACAGTGA
- a CDS encoding SDR family oxidoreductase, which produces MTTMIAVSGATGRLGRRVAARLDRPQRLLVRDPARAPQVPGAEVARAEYADFAAVRAALEGVTTALMVSASETPDRAERHRTFVDAAAAAGVRHVVYTSFVGAAPDATFTLARDHWATEEHIRASGLGFTFLRDNLYADFVPLMVGDDGVIRGPGGAGRAAVVAQDDIADAIVAVLRDPAAHAGRTYDLTGPQALTFAEMAEVVGARFHHETLEEAYASRARYGAPGWQVDAWVSTYTAVAAGEMSTVDPAIEQLTGRPARTLAEVVG; this is translated from the coding sequence ATGACGACGATGATCGCGGTCAGCGGGGCCACCGGCCGGCTGGGCCGCCGGGTCGCGGCCCGCCTCGATCGGCCCCAGCGCCTCCTCGTCCGCGACCCCGCCCGGGCGCCCCAGGTCCCCGGCGCGGAGGTGGCCCGCGCCGAGTACGCGGACTTCGCCGCCGTCCGCGCCGCGCTCGAGGGCGTCACGACGGCGCTCATGGTGTCGGCGTCCGAGACGCCCGACCGGGCCGAGCGGCACCGCACCTTCGTCGACGCCGCCGCGGCCGCCGGCGTACGCCACGTCGTCTACACCTCGTTCGTCGGCGCGGCCCCCGACGCCACCTTCACGCTCGCCCGCGACCACTGGGCGACCGAGGAGCACATCCGTGCCTCGGGGCTCGGCTTCACGTTCCTGCGGGACAACCTCTACGCCGACTTCGTGCCGCTGATGGTGGGCGACGACGGCGTGATCCGCGGTCCCGGCGGTGCGGGCCGGGCGGCGGTGGTCGCCCAGGACGACATCGCCGACGCGATCGTCGCGGTGCTGCGCGACCCGGCAGCGCACGCCGGGCGGACGTACGACCTCACCGGGCCGCAGGCGCTCACGTTCGCCGAGATGGCCGAGGTGGTCGGCGCCCGCTTCCACCACGAGACGCTCGAGGAGGCGTACGCGTCCCGCGCCCGCTACGGCGCGCCGGGCTGGCAGGTCGACGCGTGGGTGAGCACGTACACGGCGGTGGCGGCGGGCGAGATGTCCACCGTGGACCCCGCGATCGAGCAGCTCACCGGTCGGCCGGCCCGGACACTCGCGGAAGTGGTCGGTTAG
- a CDS encoding serine hydrolase domain-containing protein translates to MGQESPLRYQLASVSKQFTATAVLLLAQDGLLHLDDPLDRWIPGWPGVTLHHLLNHTSGIGHWRDYPMIDLGARMEPGELLETFRSVPPLFAPGARWAYSSPAYVLAAHVVERVAGTPYREFLDRRIFVPAGLAGTFAGSPGDRPDIAPGHDAQGAPMPSWDLDVVGMGAGDVWSTTTDMIHWMDLLRAGALLGEPWRTLMLTERAVADPADGRSHGYGYGWFVGAYDGEPWFHHDGQNAGYKTFAACLPESDRRLVVLVNTDAMEASSLRHLWQTLL, encoded by the coding sequence ATCGGGCAGGAGTCGCCGCTTCGCTACCAGCTGGCCTCGGTGAGCAAGCAGTTCACCGCCACCGCCGTGCTCCTGCTCGCCCAGGACGGCCTGCTGCACCTCGACGACCCGCTCGACCGGTGGATCCCCGGGTGGCCCGGCGTCACACTGCACCACCTGCTCAACCACACCTCCGGCATCGGCCACTGGCGCGACTACCCGATGATCGACCTGGGCGCGCGGATGGAGCCCGGCGAGCTGCTCGAGACGTTCCGCTCGGTGCCGCCGCTGTTCGCCCCCGGGGCGCGGTGGGCGTACAGCAGCCCCGCATACGTGCTCGCCGCGCACGTCGTGGAGCGGGTCGCCGGCACGCCGTACCGGGAATTCCTGGACCGCCGGATCTTCGTGCCGGCCGGGCTGGCCGGCACCTTCGCCGGGTCGCCGGGCGACCGGCCCGACATCGCCCCCGGGCACGACGCGCAGGGCGCCCCGATGCCGTCCTGGGACCTGGACGTCGTCGGGATGGGCGCCGGCGACGTCTGGTCGACGACCACCGACATGATCCACTGGATGGACCTGCTGCGCGCCGGTGCCCTGCTGGGCGAGCCGTGGCGCACGCTGATGCTCACCGAGCGGGCCGTCGCCGATCCGGCCGACGGGCGTTCGCACGGCTACGGATACGGCTGGTTCGTCGGCGCGTACGACGGCGAGCCGTGGTTCCACCACGACGGCCAGAACGCGGGCTACAAGACGTTCGCGGCGTGCCTGCCCGAGTCCGACCGGCGCCTCGTCGTGCTCGTCAACACCGACGCCATGGAGGCCTCCTCGCTGCGCCATCTGTGGCAGACGCTGCTCTAG
- a CDS encoding transcriptional regulator: protein MEISWNGLTRATTTVSKPATYQLLETLDEAFSPALVLGRRLDVLTINRTARALVGDFVALPARERNYARFVFLDAAARDLHPDWAAVAADTVATLRLDAGRHPDDPALGALVGELSVRDEDFRRWWADHRVLARSNGTKRYHHPVVGDLTLTYQALTLPDDADQTLFVYTAASGTPAHTALRLLAQWSAETALPRAASATDGAARRPPWRRC, encoded by the coding sequence GTGGAGATCAGCTGGAACGGGCTCACCCGCGCCACGACCACCGTCTCGAAGCCGGCCACCTACCAGCTGCTGGAGACCCTGGACGAGGCGTTCAGCCCGGCGCTGGTGCTCGGCCGGCGCCTGGACGTGCTGACGATCAACCGGACCGCCCGCGCCCTCGTCGGCGACTTCGTCGCGCTGCCGGCCCGCGAGCGCAACTACGCCCGCTTCGTGTTCCTCGACGCCGCCGCCCGCGACCTGCACCCCGACTGGGCCGCCGTCGCCGCCGACACGGTCGCCACGCTGCGTCTCGATGCCGGCCGGCACCCGGACGACCCGGCCCTCGGCGCCCTGGTCGGCGAGCTGTCGGTGCGGGACGAGGACTTCCGGCGCTGGTGGGCCGACCACCGGGTGCTCGCGCGCAGCAACGGCACCAAGCGCTATCACCACCCCGTCGTCGGCGATCTGACGCTCACCTACCAGGCACTGACCCTGCCGGACGACGCCGACCAGACCCTGTTCGTCTACACGGCTGCGAGCGGCACGCCCGCGCACACCGCGCTGCGGCTGCTGGCTCAGTGGAGCGCCGAGACGGCCCTGCCTAGAGCAGCGTCTGCCACAGATGGCGCAGCGAGGAGGCCTCCATGGCGTCGGTGTTGA
- a CDS encoding Gfo/Idh/MocA family protein: MTATRIGLAGYGSGGRIFHAPLLAAAGDVDFTGVVTRSPERRAELAKGHPDVPAYDSIADLAAAGAEAVVISTPAATHADLAREAIGLGLAVVVDKPFALDAEAAREVVTLAEEAGVALTVYQNRRYDADFLTVRRLIDEGALGEVRRFESRFERWDPDRQPKAAGGGTLLDFGAHLVDQAHVLFGPVSRVYAEMRTDGELDSDVFVALHHAGGVESHLWGSIRQAAPGPRFRVSGTTGTYIVDGIDGQEAMLKAGRSPAALGERWGVEPEHAWGRLYRGKTGAPVRSERGRWDSFYPAFAAAVRGKGPLPVDPWDSVRAMDVLDAARMSATTGETVDLGRPSQGVSTTR, translated from the coding sequence ATGACGGCAACACGGATCGGTCTGGCAGGGTACGGCTCGGGCGGGCGCATCTTCCACGCTCCCCTGCTCGCGGCGGCCGGGGACGTCGATTTCACGGGGGTGGTCACCCGCTCCCCCGAGCGCCGCGCGGAGCTGGCGAAGGGGCATCCGGACGTGCCGGCGTACGACTCGATCGCGGACCTGGCGGCGGCCGGCGCCGAGGCGGTCGTCATCTCCACGCCGGCCGCCACGCACGCCGATCTGGCCCGGGAGGCGATCGGACTGGGCCTGGCCGTGGTGGTGGACAAGCCGTTCGCCCTCGACGCGGAGGCCGCCCGGGAGGTGGTCACGCTGGCCGAGGAGGCGGGCGTCGCGCTGACCGTGTACCAGAACCGCCGCTACGACGCCGACTTCCTGACCGTACGGCGGCTGATCGACGAGGGCGCGCTCGGCGAGGTGCGCCGCTTCGAGTCCCGGTTCGAACGCTGGGACCCGGACCGCCAGCCCAAGGCGGCGGGCGGCGGCACGCTGCTGGACTTCGGCGCCCACCTCGTCGACCAGGCGCACGTGCTGTTCGGCCCGGTCTCCCGGGTGTACGCGGAGATGCGTACCGACGGCGAACTGGACAGCGACGTCTTCGTGGCGCTGCACCACGCCGGCGGCGTCGAGTCGCACCTGTGGGGCAGCATCCGGCAGGCGGCGCCCGGCCCGCGGTTCCGGGTCAGCGGCACCACGGGCACGTACATCGTCGACGGCATCGACGGCCAGGAGGCGATGCTGAAGGCGGGACGGTCGCCGGCCGCCCTCGGTGAGCGCTGGGGTGTGGAGCCCGAGCACGCCTGGGGACGCCTCTACCGCGGCAAGACGGGCGCCCCCGTACGCAGCGAGCGCGGCCGCTGGGACAGCTTCTACCCGGCTTTCGCGGCGGCGGTCCGCGGCAAGGGCCCGCTGCCGGTCGACCCGTGGGACTCGGTACGCGCCATGGACGTGCTCGACGCGGCCCGGATGAGCGCCACCACCGGCGAGACCGTGGACCTCGGCCGGCCCTCTCAGGGCGTGAGCACCACCCGGTAG
- a CDS encoding methyltransferase domain-containing protein — MEPAQLDRTPFADLDRMPPDMLALIVGALEAMSRHPEIQRVRHTAWQALRPAPGQRLLDAGCGAGDVARELAAAVAPDGEVVALDYSTATLAAARERHTGGNIRYVTGDVAALDFDDETFDGVWCERVLQHVDDADAAIGELVRVTRDGGRICLLDTDWSSLAFDGVDGALAGTVIGHMHGRLTPKQLDMGRTLRRRLLDRGLHDVSATPVTCFFGDPASAAVVLPMVNPQVPEETWMTPPGLRDEWLGQVGTAGDRGDFLAVLTIWVASATVWRPAVH, encoded by the coding sequence ATGGAACCCGCACAGCTCGACCGCACCCCGTTCGCGGATCTCGACCGGATGCCGCCCGACATGCTCGCGCTGATCGTCGGCGCGCTCGAGGCGATGTCCCGCCACCCCGAGATCCAGCGGGTCCGGCACACCGCCTGGCAGGCCCTGCGCCCCGCGCCCGGCCAGCGGCTGCTGGACGCCGGATGCGGCGCGGGCGACGTGGCCCGCGAGCTCGCCGCGGCGGTCGCCCCCGACGGCGAGGTCGTGGCGCTCGACTACTCCACCGCGACGCTCGCGGCTGCCCGGGAACGCCACACCGGCGGCAACATCCGGTACGTCACCGGCGACGTGGCGGCCCTCGACTTCGACGACGAGACCTTCGACGGTGTCTGGTGCGAACGCGTCCTGCAGCACGTCGACGACGCGGACGCCGCGATCGGCGAGCTCGTCCGGGTGACCCGTGACGGCGGCCGGATCTGCCTGCTCGACACCGACTGGTCGTCGCTGGCCTTCGACGGCGTCGACGGCGCCCTGGCCGGCACGGTGATCGGCCATATGCACGGCCGGCTCACCCCGAAACAGCTCGACATGGGCCGCACCCTGCGCCGCCGGCTCCTCGACCGCGGCCTGCACGACGTCTCGGCGACCCCGGTCACCTGCTTCTTCGGCGACCCCGCCTCGGCCGCCGTGGTGCTGCCGATGGTCAACCCGCAGGTGCCGGAGGAGACCTGGATGACCCCGCCCGGCCTGCGCGACGAATGGCTGGGCCAGGTCGGCACGGCGGGCGACCGCGGCGACTTCCTCGCCGTCCTCACCATCTGGGTGGCGTCCGCCACCGTCTGGCGTCCTGCTGTGCATTGA
- a CDS encoding YqeB family protein — translation MIDERTVATPVGLRVAVWLGLAAIGGGLGWVVHELPGWILRIPFTPMRGPLRFAAGLPEPASTVVTVAAGTLLGLALAWLVDKESLTVRITGTDVVLIHPGVRRTVPRADVAVAYRERDDLVLLGRTGRELAREPLLVGGRRLAELFGPAWTAQDPYATSYRRWVPGLPDVPAEAEALLTARQKALTGRDTDDARQLRQELARLGFVLRDEKRRQFFRQAP, via the coding sequence GTGATCGACGAGCGGACGGTGGCGACCCCGGTGGGGCTGCGGGTGGCGGTGTGGCTGGGCCTGGCGGCGATCGGCGGCGGGCTCGGCTGGGTGGTGCACGAGCTGCCCGGATGGATCCTGCGCATCCCGTTCACGCCGATGCGCGGCCCGCTCCGGTTCGCCGCCGGCCTGCCCGAGCCGGCGTCGACCGTCGTCACCGTCGCGGCAGGCACGCTCCTCGGGCTGGCCCTCGCCTGGCTGGTGGACAAGGAGTCGCTGACCGTACGCATCACCGGCACCGACGTGGTGCTGATCCACCCCGGCGTACGCCGGACCGTGCCGCGCGCCGACGTCGCCGTGGCCTACCGCGAACGCGACGACCTCGTGCTGCTGGGCCGGACCGGACGCGAGCTGGCCCGCGAACCGCTGCTCGTCGGGGGACGGCGGCTCGCGGAGCTCTTCGGTCCTGCCTGGACCGCGCAGGACCCGTACGCGACCTCCTATCGGCGCTGGGTGCCCGGCCTGCCGGACGTGCCCGCCGAGGCCGAGGCGCTGCTGACCGCCCGGCAGAAGGCCCTCACCGGCCGCGACACCGACGACGCCCGACAGCTCCGGCAGGAGCTCGCCCGGCTCGGCTTCGTCCTGCGCGACGAGAAGCGGCGGCAGTTCTTCCGCCAGGCGCCCTAG
- a CDS encoding lactonase family protein, which translates to MDGTTISRRGLLKLGGVTAVTAAAGAGAVTALPAVADDEAPPARFHLGSYTSAGGPGLARGHLDPATGALTVDAATAALPDPSWLAPSPAGSILYAVSERDDGTVSALTPDLAVLNTVPTGAGPAHVAVHPSGSFLFVSLYGGGAVVTHPIRADGTVGAATDMRRQGTEDQQSHAHQVVVDPLGAYVLAVDLGRDTVFTYTLDAQAGVLSEVGRTALAPGSGPRHLAFHPGGGFAYVAGELDSTITVCAWADGKLTPGQVVAAAPATGVRNYPGEIAVSPDGTHVYVSNRGTDTVGVFTIGRDGAKLKRVAAPACGGVWPRHLALDASGRRLYVANQRSGTVTWLPVTGGVPGAVAGSITVPGVAQILL; encoded by the coding sequence ATGGATGGAACCACGATCTCTCGCCGTGGGCTGCTCAAGCTGGGCGGCGTCACCGCGGTCACCGCCGCCGCCGGGGCCGGCGCGGTCACCGCACTACCGGCCGTCGCCGACGACGAGGCGCCACCGGCCCGTTTCCACCTCGGGTCGTACACCTCGGCGGGTGGCCCCGGGCTCGCCCGCGGCCACCTCGACCCGGCGACCGGCGCGCTCACCGTGGACGCCGCCACGGCGGCGCTTCCGGACCCGTCGTGGCTGGCCCCGAGCCCCGCCGGCAGCATCCTCTACGCGGTCAGCGAGCGGGACGACGGCACGGTCAGCGCGCTCACGCCGGACCTGGCCGTGCTCAACACCGTGCCCACCGGCGCCGGGCCCGCGCACGTCGCGGTCCACCCCAGCGGCAGCTTCCTGTTTGTCTCGCTCTACGGCGGCGGCGCGGTCGTCACCCACCCGATCCGCGCGGACGGCACCGTCGGCGCGGCCACGGACATGCGCCGCCAGGGCACCGAGGACCAGCAGTCGCACGCCCACCAGGTCGTCGTCGATCCGCTCGGCGCGTACGTGCTGGCGGTCGACCTGGGACGCGACACGGTGTTCACGTACACGCTGGACGCGCAGGCGGGCGTACTGAGCGAGGTGGGCCGGACCGCGCTGGCACCCGGCAGCGGCCCGCGGCACCTCGCCTTCCACCCCGGCGGCGGCTTCGCGTACGTGGCCGGCGAGCTCGACTCGACGATCACCGTGTGCGCGTGGGCCGACGGCAAGCTGACCCCGGGCCAGGTCGTCGCGGCCGCCCCCGCCACCGGCGTGCGCAACTACCCGGGTGAGATCGCGGTCTCCCCCGACGGCACCCACGTGTACGTCAGCAACCGCGGCACCGACACCGTGGGGGTCTTCACCATCGGCCGCGACGGCGCGAAGCTGAAGCGGGTCGCGGCGCCCGCCTGCGGCGGCGTCTGGCCCCGGCACCTCGCCCTCGACGCCTCCGGCCGGCGGCTGTACGTGGCCAACCAGCGCTCGGGCACCGTCACGTGGCTGCCGGTCACCGGCGGCGTGCCCGGTGCCGTCGCCGGCTCGATCACCGTCCCCGGGGTGGCGCAGATCCTCCTCTGA
- a CDS encoding glycoside hydrolase family 130 protein produces MTATLDPQARSTSSLAVRHPLTMQPDGRRVVIKLFVPGEDAQLVQNRASSLIERILQLDEDEIARLLDEVLSRFAGRHHDLLGVFHHHYELVSHRVPPDLELSANARSLIGAYFSHEFSVEAAALCNPSMVAHPDQSGLEAGELRVAISLRQIGEGHISSIGFCSAVLGPGDTIRLEDRDGPLMIGERTGARHYRDALAAGLAELEVDNELSAATLASLPERYSDEEFEDVLGHMPGELLARPTTGETLAVLREIVAADYAVTFPAAVPLHQRVLWPASPAESNGMEDARFVQVVEADGRTAYQATYTAYDGRHIAGRMLHTRDLRHFEVTALRGPAARNKGMALFPRPVNGRCLALCRSDGETLGLSERDENNRWQEAVPLLVPHRGWDLIQVGNCGSPVETEAGWLVLTHGVGPMRRYAIGAMLLDLEHPERVLADLPHGLLEPDEEEREGYVPNVVYSCGGLVHDGRFWLPYGASDVRVGFASISMDRLLDAMIVVP; encoded by the coding sequence GTGACCGCAACTCTCGACCCGCAAGCCCGGTCCACCTCCTCCCTCGCCGTACGCCACCCGCTGACGATGCAGCCGGACGGGCGGCGCGTGGTGATCAAGTTGTTCGTGCCCGGCGAGGACGCGCAGCTGGTGCAGAACCGCGCGTCCAGCCTCATCGAGCGCATCCTGCAGCTCGACGAGGACGAGATCGCCCGGCTGCTCGACGAGGTGCTGAGCCGGTTCGCCGGCCGCCACCACGACCTGCTCGGCGTCTTCCACCACCACTACGAGCTGGTGTCGCACCGGGTGCCGCCCGACCTGGAGCTGTCGGCGAACGCGCGGTCGCTGATCGGCGCGTACTTCAGCCACGAGTTCTCGGTCGAGGCCGCGGCGCTGTGCAACCCGTCGATGGTGGCGCACCCGGACCAGAGCGGCCTGGAGGCCGGCGAGCTGCGGGTGGCGATCAGCCTGCGGCAGATCGGCGAGGGCCACATCTCGTCGATCGGCTTCTGCTCGGCGGTGCTCGGCCCGGGCGATACCATCCGGCTCGAGGACCGCGACGGGCCGCTGATGATCGGCGAACGCACCGGGGCCCGGCACTACCGTGACGCGCTCGCCGCCGGTCTCGCCGAGCTGGAGGTCGACAACGAGCTGTCCGCCGCCACGCTGGCCTCGCTGCCGGAGCGCTACTCCGATGAGGAGTTCGAGGACGTCCTCGGCCACATGCCGGGCGAGCTGCTGGCCCGGCCCACGACCGGCGAGACGCTGGCGGTGCTGCGGGAGATCGTGGCCGCGGACTACGCCGTGACCTTCCCCGCCGCCGTGCCGCTGCACCAGCGGGTGCTGTGGCCCGCCTCGCCGGCCGAGAGCAACGGCATGGAGGACGCCCGGTTCGTGCAGGTCGTCGAGGCAGACGGGCGGACCGCGTACCAGGCGACCTACACCGCGTACGACGGACGGCACATCGCCGGCCGCATGCTGCACACCCGCGACCTGCGGCACTTCGAGGTGACGGCGCTGCGCGGCCCGGCGGCACGCAACAAGGGCATGGCCCTGTTCCCGCGGCCCGTGAACGGCCGGTGCCTGGCGCTGTGCCGCTCGGACGGCGAGACCCTGGGGCTCAGCGAGCGCGACGAGAACAACCGGTGGCAGGAGGCCGTACCGCTGCTCGTGCCGCACCGCGGCTGGGACCTGATCCAGGTGGGCAACTGCGGCTCCCCGGTGGAGACCGAGGCCGGCTGGCTCGTGCTCACCCACGGGGTCGGCCCGATGCGCCGGTACGCGATCGGCGCGATGCTGCTCGACCTCGAACACCCCGAGCGGGTGCTCGCCGACCTGCCGCACGGCCTGCTGGAGCCCGACGAGGAGGAGCGCGAGGGGTACGTGCCCAACGTGGTCTACTCCTGCGGCGGGCTCGTGCACGACGGGCGGTTCTGGCTCCCGTACGGCGCCAGCGACGTCCGCGTGGGCTTCGCCAGCATCTCGATGGACCGCCTCCTGGACGCGATGATCGTCGTACCCTGA